In the Salvelinus namaycush isolate Seneca chromosome 35, SaNama_1.0, whole genome shotgun sequence genome, one interval contains:
- the eloal gene encoding elongin A, like, whose product MDALDVSKKVLQLKLQLKETTESKKVLKILKKLRELDITLDILAETGIGKAVNSLRKHGDAGEAVRLLVSHWKKLVPKETLSEESSKSKPDRKWTVIDKSNDQDNKKASDSLGCNGERRKPSERKQVCHEDKKTKQEGKSKTKEKMAIIENKPNGNDVEVPSMSFESFLSYDINTPKRKKKSDSKKPPKKFKTVEKEVKVVKTPSTKSSKQLPAATADLSLPKKDILFKAMKGSVMDLLNIPLPTFLPEYDELSNFNYYDRKMEDKSKVLVSEGPVFTGQRLNRKMQVYSGVKSAFLPTMMSLYQQCIRALQNNIDLLYEIGGVPFEILEPVLERCTPDQLFRIEECNPMYVGVTDHLWEKHCQRDFRNAHLEEYESWREMHMRLSEERERKLQRLTKTIVSAHSGKPKGRQVKMAFINSVAKPPRNVRIQQEIHGTARHPRIQQENNGTTGVVLPPHPLDRPRSVLTILSFSY is encoded by the exons ATGGATGCACTTGACGTGTCGAAGAAAGTGCTGCAGTTAAAACTTCAGCTCAAAGAAACGACAGAATCAAAGAAG GTCCTGAAAATCTTAAAGAAACTAAGGGAGTTGGATATAACCCTAGACATTCTTGCA GAGACCGGAATCGGCAAAGCTGTAAACTCTTTGCGCAAGCATGGGGATGCAGGAGAAGCCGTCAGGCTATTGGTCAGTCACTGGAAGAAATTGGTTCCAAAAGAAACCTTGAG CGAAGAGTCTTCAAAATCTAAACCTGATAGAAAATGGACAGTTATTGACAAATCCAATGACCAAGACAACAAAAAAGCAAGTGACTCCCTAGGTTGTAATGGAGAGAGGCGGAAACCAAGTGAAAGAAAGCAAGTCTGCCATGAAGACAAAAAGACTAAACAAGAGGGAAAATCGAAGACCAAAGAGAAAATGGCGATTATTGAGAACAAGCCGAATGGCAATGACGTCGAGGTGCCCTCCATGTCTTTTGAGTCTTTCTTGAGCTATGACATCAACACGCCTAAGAGGAAGAAAAAATCTGACAGTAAAAAACCACCTAAGAAATTTAAGACTGTTGAAAAAGAAGTAAAGGTTGTGAAGACACCCAGCACGAAATCCAGTAAGCAGTTACCTGCGGCGACTGCAGATTTGTCACTGCCTAAAAAG GACATCCTTTTTAAGGCTATGAAGGGGTCTGTGATGGACTTGCTTAATATTCCATTGCCAACATTTCTACCCGAATATGATGAGCTCTCCAACTTCAACTACTATGACAGGAAAA TGGAAGACAAATCTAAAGTCTTGGTCTCTGAGGGCCCGGTCTTCACTGGTCAAAGACTCAACCGGAAGATGCAGGTCTATTCTGGTGTAAAGTCCGCCTTTCTCCCAACTATGATGTCCTTGTACCAGCAATGTATCCGGGCACTGCAGAACAACATTGACT TGCTCTATGAGATCGGAGGGGTCCCATTTGAAATCCTTGAGCCAGTACTAGAGCGCTGTACACCTGATCAGCTGTTTCGTATTGAAGAGTGCAACCCG ATGTATGTTGGAGTGACTGATCACTTATGGGAGAAGCACTGTCAGCGGGACTTCAGGAATGCCCATCTAGAGGAGTACGAGTCCTGGAGAGAGATGCATATGAGGCTATCtgaggaaagggagaggaagcTCCAAAGACTGACTAAAACCATAGTCTCTGCCCATTCAGGAAAACCCAAAG GCCGGCAGGTGAAAATGGCGTTTATTAACTCTGTTGCCAAGCCGCCTAGAAATGTGAGAATTCAGCAAGAGATCCATGGAACTGCTAGACATCCACGAATCCAGCAGGAGAACAATGGAACTACTGGTGTCGTACTGCCGCCTCACCCACTGGACAGGCCCAGGTCTGTCCTCACCATCCTGTCATTCTCATATTGA